From Cecembia calidifontis, one genomic window encodes:
- a CDS encoding family 43 glycosylhydrolase: MNKSNILILLIFALVSFPFLAQSQRPVMETYCNPINLDYTYMIYNSHNDLSYRSGADPAVVEFRGEYYMFVTRSMGYWHSTDLANWTFIKPEKWYFEGSNAPTAHNYKDSVLYVSGNPSGAMSVLYTDNPKKGDWNAVPGILYDLQDPHIFIDDDDQAYVFWGSSNVYPIRARKLDMKNRFRPENEIHELFHLDMSKHGWERFGENHADTVLGGYMEGPWLTKHQGKYYLQYGAPGTEFNVYGDGVYMSDHPLGPYTYAPNNPVSYKPGGFMNGAGHGSTVVGPKKAYWHFGTNAVSVNVNWERRISMFPTYFDQDGLMHVDTYFGDYPRFAPATPGKKGEFAGWMLLSYNKQVKTSSEINGHSGHHLVDENVKTFWLAQQNGSQEWVEIDLGNPSSVRSIQINYHDHNSNLYGKIEGLFHRYKVKTSLDGKEWVTVVDRSNSFKDVPNDYVELDFPVDARYVRYENIHVPTPYLAISGLRVFGIGKGKAPAHVKNFKVERKTDKRDAMITWDEVKDAQGYNVIWGIAPDKMYSSWLVYWANQLDLKSLTTDQTYYFSIEAFNENGISQRSALQKVD, encoded by the coding sequence ATGAATAAGAGTAATATTTTGATTTTATTGATTTTTGCTTTGGTGTCATTTCCTTTTTTGGCCCAATCGCAAAGACCAGTGATGGAAACATATTGTAATCCGATCAATCTGGATTACACTTACATGATTTATAATTCCCATAATGATCTGTCTTACCGCTCAGGAGCTGATCCTGCAGTGGTAGAGTTCAGGGGAGAATATTACATGTTTGTGACCCGTTCAATGGGATATTGGCATTCAACAGATTTGGCAAATTGGACATTTATCAAACCTGAAAAATGGTATTTCGAAGGTTCCAATGCACCGACTGCACATAATTATAAGGATTCCGTGCTTTATGTTTCAGGTAATCCCTCTGGGGCCATGAGTGTGTTGTATACCGATAATCCAAAGAAAGGCGATTGGAATGCAGTACCTGGAATTTTATATGATTTGCAGGATCCTCATATTTTCATAGATGATGACGATCAAGCCTATGTCTTTTGGGGTTCTTCTAATGTTTATCCAATTAGAGCAAGGAAACTGGATATGAAAAACAGATTCCGGCCAGAAAATGAAATCCATGAGCTTTTTCATTTGGACATGTCCAAACATGGATGGGAAAGGTTTGGGGAAAACCATGCGGACACAGTCTTGGGCGGTTATATGGAAGGCCCCTGGCTGACGAAGCATCAAGGGAAATATTACCTGCAATATGGTGCACCGGGAACAGAATTCAATGTGTATGGGGATGGAGTTTATATGAGTGATCATCCTTTAGGTCCATATACTTATGCTCCAAACAATCCGGTTTCCTATAAGCCAGGTGGTTTTATGAACGGGGCAGGTCACGGCAGTACTGTTGTCGGCCCTAAAAAAGCTTACTGGCATTTTGGGACCAATGCAGTATCTGTCAATGTTAACTGGGAAAGGAGAATCTCCATGTTCCCTACTTATTTTGATCAGGATGGTTTGATGCATGTGGATACCTATTTTGGGGATTATCCTAGGTTTGCACCGGCCACACCTGGTAAGAAAGGCGAGTTTGCCGGATGGATGCTGCTCTCTTACAACAAGCAAGTAAAGACTTCATCAGAAATTAATGGGCATAGTGGCCATCATTTGGTAGATGAAAATGTGAAGACATTTTGGTTGGCTCAACAAAATGGTAGCCAAGAATGGGTTGAAATTGATTTGGGAAACCCTTCATCTGTAAGATCTATACAGATCAATTACCATGACCATAACTCAAATCTTTATGGGAAAATTGAGGGTTTATTTCACCGGTATAAGGTGAAAACCTCCCTAGATGGCAAGGAGTGGGTGACTGTTGTGGATCGAAGTAATAGTTTTAAAGATGTGCCAAATGATTATGTGGAGTTGGATTTTCCAGTAGATGCCAGATATGTCCGCTATGAAAATATCCATGTTCCCACGCCTTATTTGGCAATTTCAGGGTTAAGGGTCTTTGGAATTGGCAAAGGTAAAGCCCCTGCTCATGTTAAGAATTTTAAAGTCGAAAGAAAGACTGATAAAAGGGATGCCATGATTACCTGGGATGAAGTGAAAGACGCACAGGGATACAATGTCATCTGGGGAATTGCGCCTGATAAAATGTACAGTTCTTGGTTGGTATATTGGGCCAATCAATTGGATTTAAAATCACTGACTACAGACCAAACCTATTATTTTTCAATCGAAGCATTCAATGAAAACGGGATTTCCCAAAGAAGTGCTTTGCAAAAAGTAGATTGA